The Glycine soja cultivar W05 chromosome 3, ASM419377v2, whole genome shotgun sequence genome window below encodes:
- the LOC114405730 gene encoding cyclic dof factor 2-like, which produces MSQTEKDPGIRLFGRKIPVPECQIPANSGPKDACSSIMKTELGIPSECGENTEQQENSSDSRDSKQESQHKLQENEPIVNPKPAEDDMETGSSDQDKVLKKPDKILQCPRCNSLDTKFCYFNNYNVNQPRHFCKNCQRYWTAGGTMRNVPIGAGRRKNKHLASQYRHIIVTSDGIPTSRLETTDSSGLQQQHIASLESSVPFRSSADNGTVLKFGPDIPLCESMDSMLNLRDQRRCVDASSISCVEYRGEPSLYGSSVTTNGAQGSELSEHSPSNWLQCYPVPPWVLPYPGWNNVNSMEAVHRSSAPMCNPYNNTGPAAMQWCPTPMVAIPGMCPPSIPLQFVPPSYWSGTQLWNAGTGTVSIGSNACLSPSSSTSNSCCSGNGSPTLGKHTRDTVCTNEEKSEKCVSVPKTIRIDAPNEASKSPIRATLAIKPDMQQFVSNGDILKKNEPKEGKDRMLGASQILEANPAAISRAHAFQEGL; this is translated from the exons atgTCTCAGACAGAGAAGGATCCGGGTATCAGGCTATTTGGAAGGAAGATTCCGGTGCCGGAATGTCAGATTCCGGCCAACTCTGGACCCAAg GATGCTTGCAGCAGCATAATGAAAACAGAACTGGGAATACCCAGTGAATGTGGAGAAAACACTGAGCAACAAGAAAATTCTTCTGATTCAAGGGATAGTAAACAGGAGTCCCAACATAAATTGCAGGAAAATGAGCCGATAGTGAATCCCAAGCCTGCGGAAGATGATATGGAGACTGGTAGCTCAGATCAAGATAAGGTCTTGAAGAAACCAGACAAGATTCTTCAGTGTCCACGATGCAACAGTTTGGACACTAAGTTTTGTTATTTCAATAACTATAATGTCAATCAACCTCGGCATTTCTGCAAGAACTGCCAAAGGTATTGGACTGCTGGTGGAACGATGAGAAATGTTCCGATAGGTGCTGGTCGACGGAAGAATAAGCACCTAGCCTCTCAATACCGACACATTATAGTAACCTCTGATGGAATTCCAACCTCCAGGCTAGAAACCACGGACTCGTCTGGTCTCCAACAGCAGCATATCGCAAGTCTTGAATCCTCAGTTCCTTTCAGGTCTTCAGCAGATAACGGCACCGTGTTGAAATTTGGTCCCGATATCCCTCTTTGCGAATCGATGGATTCAATGCTTAATCTTAGAGACCAGAGAAGATGTGTTGATGCAAGTTCTATCAGCTGTGTAGAGTATAGAGGGGAACCATCCTTATATGGATCTTCAGTGACAACTAATGGTGCTCAAGGAAGTGAATTATCAGAACATAGTCCATCAAATTGGCTGCAATGTTACCCTGTTCCTCCATGGGTATTACCTTATCCAGGTTGGAATAATGTGAATTCCATGGAAGCGGTTCACCGATCTTCGGCACCAATGTGCAATCCATACAATAACACTGGTCCTGCAGCAATGCAATGGTGTCCCACACCAATGGTTGCAATTCCTGGCATGTGCCCACCAAGCATTCCTTTGCAATTTGTACCACCATCATACTGGAGTGGCACACAACTTTGGAATGCTGGAACCGGGACAGTGTCAATAGGATCCAATGCTTGCCTTTCGCCGTCTTCCTCCACTAGTAACAGTTGCTGCTCAGGCAATGGTTCACCAACACTTGGAAAGCACACTAGAGATACAGTTTGCACCAATGAAGAGAAATCCGAGAAGTGTGTTTCGGTTCCAAAGACCATTAGAATTGATGCCCCAAATGAGGCCTCAAAAAGTCCTATAAGAGCTACATTAGCTATCAAGCCTGATATGCAGCAATTTGTATCAAATGgtgatattttgaaaaaaaatgaaccaaaagaaggaaaagatcGCATGTTGGGTGCCTCTCAAATCTTGGAAGCCAATCCGGCAGCTATTTCTCGTGCTCATGCATTTCAGGAGGGCTTATAG